CTAGAACCATTGATTGTGTAGAATCAATTCCCACTTGTTTTGCAGTTCCGATCTTGTTAGCATTTTCATCATATACTCCTCTTCCTTCAATTGAACTAACTGATGTTGCTGGATCTGGCTGTGTAACTGTTTGCTGTGGAGTTTGCACTTTAGGTTCTACAACTTGTTGTGGTGCACTTTCAACTGTAGGTTCTAATGGTTTTGCAACTCCAACATCTCCAGTTTCATCTTGTTTTCTAAATTCTCTGTATTCTGCAATTGATGCATTACATGAATTGCAAATGTATTGTCCTTTTTCATATAGGATGAGATTCTCTGCAACTTCTTCATTGGGATTTTCAAATTCTATTTTTGGAGAACCTTCAAATTCTTTTTCACAAGTATTGCAAAAATGTTTAGTAATTCTTTCAGCTTCTAATCTTCCGATTGGTGCTAAAAACAGATCTGGCCCGCCTAGGTTGCCTTTCATCTGTTGTTCATCTGTAACTGTGGCCATAACATAGCCTCCGGAACCTCGTAATTTCTTTAATCTAAGTTCTGAACTCATGTCTGGGTTTTGTCAAAACGTCATTTAAGTATATATGAAATTTTATTCCACAACAAAAAATATGGTGTAAATTCTGGTGAACATTTTTAGGTACGTTTAACTCAATATCATTACAATGGGAATTACTCAAATTTCAGATGCAAAATCATGGGAAATCAATGTGATAAACTCTGACGTTCCTGTATTTGTAGACTTTTGGGCCGAATGGTGTGGTCCATGTAGAATGGTAGGTCCAGTAGTTGAAGAATTGGCTAATGACTATGACGGCAAAGTAAAATTTGTCAAGGTTAATGTTGATGAGGCCAATGAATTGGCATCTAAATACAACGTCTTTAGTATTCCAACCTTAATCCTCCTTAACAAAGGCGAAATAGTCAGCCAGCAAGTAGGTGCAGCTTCTAAAGAATCATACAAAAATATGATTGATAGAGCACTTGCATAAACTCAAACACGTTTTCCTCTTTTTTGATCCTAAAGTAATTAATATTCCAAAACTTTAGTGGGAATATGTCATTTGGTGAAGTAGACACTCTAAACATGCTGTTTGATAAACTACAAAGTTTATTTGATGAATCTCAAGGTTACTATGAATCATTTCTGGATACTAATAACATGTACAAAAAAGGCCAACTCAGTGACAAAGAATTCTTCCAAAAACTAGGTGATTACACAGTAGCATATTCTGCATTAGAATTTCTTGCAATCAAAGTAATATTTGAAATGAAAAAATCTATGGGCACAGGTACAGGAAGCACACAGTCTCCTGGTTTGATGCCTGGAATGGGAAATCCTGGAATGATGGCAGGTGGCATGGGAATGCCGCCAAGAGCAGGAACTGCACAAAATCCAGTAGGTGGAGGTCCACCAGGAATTGTTTCTGCACAAGAAGTATTTGGAGATGTTGGAACTTTACCATCCCCTGATCCATCTTTGATGCCACGTCAAAATACGCAAAATGTTGGCAATGGATGTTCTTCATGTGGTGCCACATTAAGATCTAACGCAAAATTTTGTACAAAGTGTGGCGCTAAAGCATAAAATTAGTTGAAAAAATCTTTTCTTATTTTTATTGTGTTGTACCACATTCAGGACAGAACTTTGCAGTAGCAGATAAACTAGTTCCACATTCTGAACAAAACTTTCCATCTGATTGAACTTCATTGTAGGCATTTCCTACAACTGCTGAACTTCTTACTGCTCCTGATGGTTCGTATTTCTCATCATCAATTAAGACTGGTTGAAAGTCTTGTTCTGTCAAATATGTCATCATTCTTGGAATTCCTTTCCCTTCATTTTTTGGATCTGGTATTGAATCTCCTAACCAAAATGCAAATCTCATTAAAGTTAATTCTGGTGTAGAGAATGCTAAAGTATGCTTTGACATGTAATCTTGTGCAGCTTTTTTGCCGTCAAAAACTTCCATGATGCTTATATTTTTTATTTATGTATAATAGTTTCTGGAATAGCATTCATTCGAAATGTTTTAACCAAATGATGCCACTAATGTATACGGGTTAAGGGGCATGGGTATAGGTGACTTTAAAGAAAAGCTAATTGTGATCGGATTTCTTATAGGGCTATTTTTACCTCTAAGATTGGTTTTTGTAGAATATGTTTCTGATCAATGGCTAGGTAATTTTGGCCTAATTTCCGGATTAGGAATTACTCTACTCATTTTAACAAAAAAAGGACGACTGGGAAAAATTGGCAGTATTTTGGAAAAGCAAATGAAAAAGACAATTTTTGGAAAGACTGGAAAATATGTAATTGGAATCTCTATTCTATCTTTACTATATTTTGGTAGTTCGATATTTTTCATGGAGAGAGGTGAATCTGTTTTCTCTGAGGACAAGGCTATGTTTTATGATGCTATAGTTTCAAACAATGACTTGAATCAACTAAATCCAAACAATCTAAAAAACATCCATATTGTTTATGATTCTGATAACAGAATTTACTCTACATTTGACTATGCATTCTCAATTACATACGCGATAATGAATGAGTTTTCTAGTGGGTGGCTAGAGCATTTGTATTTTATTTTACTTGTAGAGCAAGTTGAAATTTTAGGAATTTTCCTCTTTTGTCGTATCTTTTCAAAACCAATTGTTTCAACACCTGCCTAATTTTCGGATAAATCAAACACCATACTAAGTGTAATAATTAATGTGAAAAATTGTGAGAATTTACATTCCAATTAGGCCATCAAGAAAAACTGTTTCTGATGATGCTGATGACGATATTGATGAATGGTAATTAAAAATAACAATCAAACCATTGTTAATTTAATTTCAAAAGTTTTGGTGGACCGGGAGAGAATCGAACCCTCGACATCCTCGTTGCGAACGAGGCATTATACCCCTAAATCACCGGCCCAATGAACTATCTCTTAGAGCTGTGCTTTTATTCATTTTCTCAACGCATAATAGACTGCAAGCATAATGTTCTCATATGACGTATGATGCTGTGATTACTGATTCACACGTTATTCTTCCTCAAGGAATGGTTGACAAAAATATCATAATTGATGACGGAAAAATAGTTGGATTAACCCATGATACTCCTGCATGTGATAATAAAATAAATGGAAACGGATTGATTTCTGTTCCAGGTCCAATTGACACTCATGTTCACTATGGCGTTTATTCTCCGATTAATGAAGCAGCAAAAACTGAATCTCATGCAGCGGCAATTGGCGGAATTACAACTATGATGAGAATGCTAAGACTGGGAGATTCATTTACAAAATCATTACAAGCTCAGCTTGATGCGGCATCTAAGAATCATTATGTTGATTATGCAATCCATGCTTCAATTTTCACTAACGATCAAATTAATGAGATGAATTTTTGTGTGGATAAAGGAATCACGTCTTTTAAAATTTACATGAATCTAGGTGGTGAAATTGGTCACGTATACATGGATATGCCGCCTGATTCATTTGATCTTGTAGCAGCTCAGGTAGACGTAACCGATGAAATAGTTGAGCAAACAGTAAAGACTGCCGCATTACTTGGTTGTCCAGTACTAGTTCATGCTGAAGACTATGAGTCATGTGGCTGTGGAATTAAAACTGCAAAAGAGAAAAAACAAGACGGATTGCATGCCTGGTCTGAAAGTCGTTCCCCTGAATTTGAGGCAAAAGCAATCAAAACAGTATCTAAATTTGGACGCGATTATGGCTGTGTGATTTACTTTGTACATATTGGCTCTGAGCGAGCACTTGCACAGATTGAAGAAGAGAGAAAACTTGGAACAAAAATTTTTGTTGAAACCTGTCCACACTACCTTACTCTATCTTATGAGAAACAACAAGGATATCTTGCTAAAGTAATGCCTCCAATAAGATCAGAAAAAGACTCCAAGGCAGTTTGGAGTGCTTTATCAAATAATTTGATCAACACAATTGGTACAGATCATGTTGCAAATCAACTAAAACTCAAACTTGGAGGAGATGATGTGTGGAGTGCACTTGCGGGTTTTCCAGGAATTGGAACAGTGCTTCCAATACTACTCAATGATGGAGTAAATCAAAACAGAATAACCCTTGAACAATTTGTAAAATTTACTAGTCAAAATGCTGCTCAAATCTTTGGAATGTATCCACAAAAAGGAACTCTTGAGAAAAATTCAGATGCAGACATTACCATGATAGATTTAAAAAAAGAAAAAAAGGCCACATCTGATTTGTTTGGCGGATTCTCTGATTATATTGTATATGAAGGAAGAAATCTAAAAGGATGGCCTGTAAAGACAATTGTACGGGGAGAAACTGTTGCTGAAAATTTTGAGGTTATTGGTAAATTGGGTCATGGCAAGCTAGTTGAGCGAAAAATCAACTGATTCTTTATGAAATGTGAGCGGAAAAACCACAAACCCTTCAGGGTTGGGATGAGAGCGAGCACACCACAACTCAAAGCAAAACACAATCAAATATTCAAATAAAATATGCGTGTAAGAAAACCAATGACATATGATACCGCAGGAACTGTGGGAATCATCAAAATACAAACGCCTGAGTCTGAAAAGACAATTCCCGACCAAGGGATGCGAGAGCCACAACCACAAACGTCTGCGAAAGCAACTTTGAGGCTCGATGAAGCAGGAAGCCACGATGCTTTAGTAAGTGGTAGTTCACGAATACTATAAGACATGATAATTCTGAAACAAAATCCTGAATTTTAAAATCATTTAGAACAATTTACAGAGTGTTTTAATTGGAAAAAATACCAATTACATTAATTGAGAAAAAAATCCATTGAAAAAAAATATCAAACAGCATTAAATGACTTGATTAATTATTTAAAAAATTCAAGATTTCTTAATGATAAAAAAGTAGAAGATGCATTTAGAAATATTCCAAGACATGAATTTGTTCCATCATCAGAATTAGACTATGCGTATTACAATGAACCATTACCAATCAAAAAAAACCAAACAATTTCCCAGCCAGCAGTAGTTTCAAGAATGACTGAGTGGCTGGATATTAAGCAAGGACAAAAAATTCTTGAGATTGGTACTGGCTCTGGATGGCAGACTGCGATTCTCTCTTACTTGGTAGGCCAAGGGACTGTTTATTCTGTTGAAATTAAATCCGAACTTGTAAAGTTTGCACGAGAAAATTTAGAAAAACTAGGAGTGGATAATGTTGATGTTATTTTGAGTGACGGTAG
This genomic window from Nitrosopumilus ureiphilus contains:
- a CDS encoding protein-L-isoaspartate(D-aspartate) O-methyltransferase, which gives rise to MRKKSIEKKYQTALNDLINYLKNSRFLNDKKVEDAFRNIPRHEFVPSSELDYAYYNEPLPIKKNQTISQPAVVSRMTEWLDIKQGQKILEIGTGSGWQTAILSYLVGQGTVYSVEIKSELVKFARENLEKLGVDNVDVILSDGSIGYSKASPYDRIMITAACTEIPLPLLDQLADGGLLIAPVGDSSQSLVLLQKTKKGIVEIKNESHYVFVPLLGKFGKK
- the trxA gene encoding thioredoxin → MGITQISDAKSWEINVINSDVPVFVDFWAEWCGPCRMVGPVVEELANDYDGKVKFVKVNVDEANELASKYNVFSIPTLILLNKGEIVSQQVGAASKESYKNMIDRALA
- a CDS encoding dihydroorotase, giving the protein MTYDAVITDSHVILPQGMVDKNIIIDDGKIVGLTHDTPACDNKINGNGLISVPGPIDTHVHYGVYSPINEAAKTESHAAAIGGITTMMRMLRLGDSFTKSLQAQLDAASKNHYVDYAIHASIFTNDQINEMNFCVDKGITSFKIYMNLGGEIGHVYMDMPPDSFDLVAAQVDVTDEIVEQTVKTAALLGCPVLVHAEDYESCGCGIKTAKEKKQDGLHAWSESRSPEFEAKAIKTVSKFGRDYGCVIYFVHIGSERALAQIEEERKLGTKIFVETCPHYLTLSYEKQQGYLAKVMPPIRSEKDSKAVWSALSNNLINTIGTDHVANQLKLKLGGDDVWSALAGFPGIGTVLPILLNDGVNQNRITLEQFVKFTSQNAAQIFGMYPQKGTLEKNSDADITMIDLKKEKKATSDLFGGFSDYIVYEGRNLKGWPVKTIVRGETVAENFEVIGKLGHGKLVERKIN
- a CDS encoding zinc ribbon domain-containing protein; its protein translation is MSFGEVDTLNMLFDKLQSLFDESQGYYESFLDTNNMYKKGQLSDKEFFQKLGDYTVAYSALEFLAIKVIFEMKKSMGTGTGSTQSPGLMPGMGNPGMMAGGMGMPPRAGTAQNPVGGGPPGIVSAQEVFGDVGTLPSPDPSLMPRQNTQNVGNGCSSCGATLRSNAKFCTKCGAKA
- a CDS encoding zinc ribbon domain-containing protein; translation: MEVFDGKKAAQDYMSKHTLAFSTPELTLMRFAFWLGDSIPDPKNEGKGIPRMMTYLTEQDFQPVLIDDEKYEPSGAVRSSAVVGNAYNEVQSDGKFCSECGTSLSATAKFCPECGTTQ
- a CDS encoding PRC-barrel domain-containing protein; this encodes MSSELRLKKLRGSGGYVMATVTDEQQMKGNLGGPDLFLAPIGRLEAERITKHFCNTCEKEFEGSPKIEFENPNEEVAENLILYEKGQYICNSCNASIAEYREFRKQDETGDVGVAKPLEPTVESAPQQVVEPKVQTPQQTVTQPDPATSVSSIEGRGVYDENANKIGTAKQVGIDSTQSMVLVITKNDSTEGSVPWSNIKKIGEIILLGNPEEVSQPGKCSNCGFGNKEGSKFCEECGTKI